A stretch of the Cucurbita pepo subsp. pepo cultivar mu-cu-16 chromosome LG16, ASM280686v2, whole genome shotgun sequence genome encodes the following:
- the LOC111777239 gene encoding cellulose synthase-like protein H1 gives MVEPNALPLYEKAGVHRPVQRVLDVTIFFLLISLLAYRFLFLHRHGFTWLHVLAFLCECWFTFTWALLVNVTWNPVDYKTYPERLLKRVEDLPPVDVFVTTADSVLEPPIITVNTVLSLLAVDYPANKLAIYVSDDGCSPLTFYSLTEALKFAKTWVPFCKKYEVQVRAPFRYFSNDLSSDGTEEFQCEWRRVKDEYEKLRRTIEEPAKNFASRELTGDLADFSNTNSKDHPPIIKVIWENKEGLWDGLPHLIYVSREKKPQHPHHFKAGAMNALARISGLMTNAPYMLNVDCDMFVNNPDVLLQGMCLFLDPIIDKEYAFIQFPQCFYNGLKDDPFGNQWIVMMEFTFRGAAGIQGPGYMGTGCIHRRKVMYGQSPDGTNISGKHCDDELHKTFGNSKDFVNSAAHALRSLTDYPRGLSNSIKTVNEVATSDYERASCWGTKVGWLYGSLLEDMLTGSEIHKKGWKSAYLTPTPPAFLGCAPSGGPIPLNHQKRAMTGLLEILFSKRCPMFSALFGKLQFRQRMFSVWICLWGIRSIPEICYATLPAFCLIANSHFLPKVQEPVACIPILLFVFYNLQQLLQYLETGQSARAWWNNERMARINTICASSLGAVAVVLKLLGLSETVFEVTKKESSSSSDDTDSCSDGDLGCFTFDESPVFVPGTTILIIQLAALSVALLRIRQPVVQEFGVGEVICCVWLILCFWSFLKGMFAKGKYGLPWPTLRTSSALAFLFVSCIMSTN, from the exons ATGGTTGAACCCAACGCTCTGCCTCTGTACGAAAAAGCTGGAGTTCATAGACCAGTACAGAGAGTATTGGATGTTaccatcttcttcctcctgaTTTCACTGCTCGCCTATCGTTTCCTCTTCCTCCATCGCCATGGATTCACTTGGCTTCATGTACTTGCTTTCCTCTGCGAGTGTTGGTTCACTTTCACTTGGGCTCTCCTTGTCAATGTCACATGGAATCCGGTTGATTACAAAACGTATCCAGAACGCCTCCTCAAACG AGTCGAGGATCTTCCTCCGGTGGATGTATTTGTTACGACGGCGGATTCGGTGCTTGAGCCACCGATTATCACCGTTAACACGGTGCTGTCTTTGTTAGCCGTCGATTATCCGGCCAATAAACTGGCTATCTATGTTTCTGACGACGGTTGTTCTCCACTCACTTTCTATTCCCTCACGGAAGCCCTCAAGTTTGCTAAAACTTGGGTTCCTTTTTGTAAGAAGTATGAGGTTCAAGTTAGGGCTCCGTTTAGGTATTTTTCTAATGATTTAAGCTCTGATGGAACAGAGGAATTCCAGTGCGAGTGGAGGAGAGTTAAG GATGAGTACGAGAAGCTACGCCGAACCATCGAGGAACCAGCCAAAAATTTTGCTTCTCGCGAGCTTACGGGCGATTTGGCAGATTTCTCTAACACGAACTCAAAAGATCACCCCCCTATAATCAAG GTAATTTGGGAGAACAAGGAAGGGCTCTGGGATGGATTGCCTCATTTGATTTATGTCTCGAGAGAGAAGAAACCCCAACATCCACATCATTTCAAAGCTGGTGCTATGAATGCTTTG GCCAGAATTTCTGGATTGATGACGAACGCGCCTTATATGTTGAATGTAGATTGTGATATGTTTGTGAACAATCCTGATGTTCTTTTACAAGGAATGTGTCTCTTTCTAGACCCAATTATTGATAAAGAGTATGCATTTATTCAATTTCCCCAATGCTTTTACAATGGACTCAAGGATGATCCCTTTGGGAACCAATGGATTGTCATGATGGAG TTCACTTTTCGTGGAGCGGCGGGGATTCAAGGGCCTGGTTATATGGGAACAGGATGTATCCATAGACGAAAAGTCATGTATGGACAATCCCCAGATGGTACAAATATTAGCG GGAAGCATTGTGACGATGAACTGCATAAAACATTTGGAAATTCGAAAGATTTCGTGAACTCAGCCGCTCATGCTCTGAGAAGCCTTACTGATTATCCACGCGGCCTATCCAATTCTATCAAAACAGTAAACGAAGTTGCTACCTCTGATTATGAACGCGCTTCTTGTTGGGGTACCAAG GTGGGTTGGCTATATGGATCGTTATTGGAGGATATGTTGACTGGGTCTGAGATCCATAAGAAAGGCTGGAAATCTGCCTACCTTACACCAACTCCACCAGCCTTCCTAGGATGCGCGCCCTCAGGCGGTCCAATTCCATTAAACCATCAGAAGAGAGCAATGACAGGActacttgaaattttattcAGCAAAAGATGCCCCATGTTCAGTGCTCTCTTTGGTAAGCTCCAATTCAGGCAACGTATGTTCTCTGTGTGGATATGTCTTTGGGGCATTCGTTCTATTCCAGAGATTTGTTATGCTACTCTGCCAGCATTCTGTTTGATTGCCAACTCCCATTTCTTGCCCAAG GTACAAGAACCAGTAGCATGCATCCCtattcttctctttgtgtttTACAATCTACAGCAGCTGTTACAGTATTTGGAAACAGGCCAATCAGCAAGAGCCTGGTGGAATAACGAGAGAATGGCGAGGATAAACACAATCTGTGCTTCCTCGCTTGGGGCAGTGGCAGTCGTCCTCAAGCTATTAGGACTGTCAGAGACTGTGTTTGAAGTAACAAAAAAGGAATCGTCTTCCTCGAGTGATGACACAGACAGTTGTAGCGATGGGGACTTGGGTTGTTTCACATTCGATGAGTCCCCAGTGTTTGTACCTGGAACCACCATTTTGATTATTCAACTGGCAGCGCTTTCAGTCGCTTTATTAAGGATAAGGCAGCCCGTTGTGCAAGAGTTTGGGGTGGGGGAGGTGATATGCTGTGTGTGGTTGATTTTGTGCTTCTGGTCGTTCTTGAAGGGGATGTTTGCAAAGGGAAAATATGGGCTTCCATGGCCCACCTTGCGCACCTCCAGTGCTTTGGCATTCTTGTTTGTGTCCTGTATTATGTCTACAAATTGA